In a genomic window of Streptomyces koelreuteriae:
- a CDS encoding extracellular solute-binding protein gives MTPNAASASSGPSRRSFLASTAVATAAVAGGMPLLAACGGGNEGQKEGATSGKEAAKILPAYVASQVVTPDIPSKNGSPVGFTKAIPAAELKTSVSQKLGSGGKLTIMAPYWGAPPKGDNPYYSAMNKAVGVDITWQNQDGVTYDQKLGAILASSDIPDAVVVPDWNLTGRIPTAINAKFADLGPYLSGDKVKDYPNLAAVPTDAWQRGIFGGQLRAIPMPNSYVTGMAAMYRKDIFEKRGYALPKSPDEFLSWAKEATQAKSKVWACDDMKWSALQIFGVQPGGDKALWWNLEDGKLVNRIETEQYLEALEWTRKLYAAKVVHPDAVSGKAGGSAANRFTAGQVLVYNNNISDWWGKTAEQRTQNPDFEMGVFDIFGPDGGDPTLWAGQPGGMFSFISKKASKQQIKDFLALCNYCAAPYGTKEFMLTAYGVEGTDYTVKKGLPTKTQQGINEVSSTYDLTGNPAPYVAYPDFPDITRGIVEWQQRMGAFTKKSSFYGLTVTEPNRWANLADDFEQLEDDVIRGRKKISDVQQAVSDWKKKGGDDLRDWYKKLLDDNGSSN, from the coding sequence ATGACGCCGAACGCCGCCTCCGCCTCCTCCGGACCGAGCCGGAGATCCTTCCTCGCCTCCACGGCGGTCGCCACCGCGGCCGTGGCGGGCGGGATGCCGTTGCTCGCCGCGTGCGGCGGTGGGAACGAGGGACAGAAGGAGGGGGCCACGTCGGGCAAGGAAGCCGCGAAGATCCTCCCGGCCTACGTCGCGTCGCAGGTCGTGACTCCGGACATCCCCTCCAAGAACGGCTCCCCGGTCGGCTTCACCAAGGCGATCCCGGCGGCCGAGCTGAAGACCTCGGTGTCGCAGAAGCTGGGCAGCGGCGGAAAGCTGACCATCATGGCCCCCTACTGGGGCGCCCCGCCCAAGGGCGACAACCCGTACTACTCGGCCATGAACAAGGCCGTCGGCGTGGACATCACCTGGCAGAACCAGGACGGCGTCACCTACGACCAGAAGCTCGGCGCGATCCTGGCCTCCAGCGACATCCCCGACGCCGTCGTGGTGCCCGACTGGAACCTCACGGGCCGGATACCCACCGCCATCAACGCAAAGTTCGCCGACCTCGGCCCGTACCTGTCCGGCGACAAGGTCAAGGACTACCCGAACCTCGCGGCCGTGCCCACCGACGCGTGGCAGCGAGGCATCTTCGGCGGCCAGCTCCGCGCGATCCCGATGCCGAACTCCTACGTCACCGGCATGGCGGCCATGTACCGCAAGGACATCTTCGAGAAGAGGGGCTACGCCCTCCCCAAGAGCCCCGACGAGTTCCTGTCCTGGGCGAAGGAGGCGACCCAGGCCAAGTCGAAGGTCTGGGCCTGCGACGACATGAAGTGGTCGGCTCTCCAGATCTTCGGTGTCCAGCCGGGCGGCGACAAGGCGCTGTGGTGGAACCTGGAGGACGGCAAGCTGGTCAACCGCATCGAGACCGAGCAGTACCTGGAAGCCCTGGAGTGGACGCGCAAGCTCTACGCGGCGAAGGTGGTCCACCCGGACGCGGTCTCGGGCAAGGCGGGCGGCAGCGCCGCCAACCGTTTCACCGCCGGACAGGTTCTCGTCTACAACAACAACATCTCCGACTGGTGGGGCAAGACCGCCGAACAGCGGACCCAGAACCCCGACTTCGAGATGGGCGTGTTCGACATCTTCGGGCCTGACGGGGGCGACCCCACGCTCTGGGCCGGCCAGCCGGGCGGCATGTTTTCCTTCATCAGCAAGAAGGCGAGCAAGCAGCAGATCAAGGACTTCCTCGCGCTCTGCAACTACTGCGCCGCCCCCTACGGCACCAAGGAGTTCATGCTCACCGCCTACGGTGTCGAGGGCACCGACTACACGGTGAAGAAGGGCCTGCCGACCAAGACGCAGCAGGGCATCAACGAGGTCAGCAGCACCTACGACCTCACGGGCAACCCCGCCCCGTACGTCGCCTACCCCGACTTCCCGGACATCACCCGGGGCATCGTCGAGTGGCAGCAGCGCATGGGCGCCTTCACCAAGAAGTCCTCCTTCTACGGTCTGACCGTCACCGAGCCCAACCGCTGGGCCAACCTCGCCGACGACTTCGAGCAGCTCGAGGACGACGTGATACGTGGTCGGAAGAAGATCAGCGACGTGCAGCAGGCCGTGTCCGACTGGAAGAAGAAGGGCGGCGACGACCTGCGCGACTGGTACAAGAAGCTGCTCGACGACAACGGCTCGTCGAACTGA
- a CDS encoding aldehyde dehydrogenase family protein, which yields MTSTHAFWLAGRQATGEDTFDVSSPWDGRLVGKVSVPTDAQVEEAVAAAYAVRDEFAATPAHVRAAALDHVSKRLVERTEEIAQLISAENGKPLKWARGEVGRAVSVFRFAAEEARRFNGGEAQRLDTDLGGQGRLALTRRFPKGVVLGIAPFNFPLNLCAHKIAPAIAAGAPIILKPAPATPLSGLILGDLLAETELPAGSWSVLPVANDKMPALVQDERLPVISFTGSEKVGYAIMDSVPRKHCTLELGGNGAAVVLADWASDEDLDKAAQRIATFSNYQGGQSCISVQRVIADASVYDRLLPRVVAAVEAQVTGDPSDDATDVGPLVSEDAAQRVETWVQEAVDAGAALLTGGKRDGASYAPTVLADVPADVTISCEEVFGPVLTVHKVNGEAEAFAAVNDSKYGLQAGVFTHDLQTAFRAHRALEVGGVVIGDVPSYRADQMPYGGVKQSGVGREGVRFAMEDYTYERVLVLTGIDL from the coding sequence ATGACTTCCACCCACGCCTTCTGGCTCGCCGGCCGTCAGGCCACCGGCGAGGACACCTTCGACGTCAGCTCCCCGTGGGACGGGCGGCTCGTCGGCAAGGTGAGCGTGCCGACGGACGCGCAGGTCGAGGAGGCCGTGGCCGCCGCGTACGCCGTGCGCGACGAGTTCGCCGCCACCCCCGCCCATGTACGGGCCGCCGCCCTCGACCACGTCAGCAAGCGCCTCGTCGAGCGCACCGAGGAGATCGCGCAGCTGATCTCCGCCGAGAACGGCAAGCCGCTCAAGTGGGCGCGCGGCGAGGTCGGCCGGGCCGTGTCCGTCTTCCGGTTCGCCGCCGAGGAGGCCCGGCGCTTCAACGGCGGCGAGGCCCAGCGCCTCGACACCGACCTGGGCGGCCAGGGCCGGCTCGCCCTCACCCGCCGCTTCCCGAAGGGTGTCGTGCTCGGCATCGCGCCCTTCAACTTCCCGCTCAACCTCTGCGCCCACAAGATCGCCCCGGCCATCGCCGCCGGCGCGCCGATCATCCTCAAGCCGGCCCCGGCCACCCCGCTGTCCGGCCTGATCCTCGGCGATCTGCTGGCCGAGACCGAGCTGCCGGCCGGCTCCTGGAGCGTCCTGCCCGTCGCCAACGACAAGATGCCGGCCCTCGTGCAGGACGAGCGCCTGCCCGTCATCTCCTTCACCGGCTCCGAGAAGGTCGGCTACGCGATCATGGACTCGGTGCCCCGCAAGCACTGCACCCTGGAGCTGGGCGGCAACGGCGCGGCCGTCGTCCTCGCCGACTGGGCGAGCGACGAGGACCTGGACAAGGCGGCGCAGCGCATCGCCACCTTCTCCAACTACCAGGGCGGCCAGTCCTGCATCTCCGTCCAGCGCGTCATCGCCGACGCCTCGGTCTACGACCGGCTGCTGCCGCGCGTCGTCGCCGCCGTCGAGGCCCAGGTCACCGGCGACCCGAGCGACGACGCGACCGACGTCGGCCCGCTGGTCAGCGAGGACGCCGCCCAGCGCGTCGAGACCTGGGTCCAGGAGGCCGTGGACGCCGGCGCCGCACTGCTCACCGGCGGCAAGCGCGACGGCGCCTCCTACGCGCCGACCGTCCTGGCCGACGTACCGGCCGACGTCACGATCTCCTGCGAGGAGGTCTTCGGCCCGGTCCTCACGGTGCACAAGGTGAACGGCGAGGCCGAGGCCTTCGCCGCCGTCAACGACTCCAAGTACGGCCTCCAGGCAGGCGTCTTCACCCACGACCTCCAGACCGCCTTCCGCGCCCACCGGGCCCTGGAGGTCGGCGGAGTCGTCATCGGCGACGTGCCGTCCTACCGCGCCGACCAGATGCCGTACGGCGGCGTCAAGCAGTCCGGCGTGGGCCGCGAGGGCGTGCGGTTCGCGATGGAGGACTACACCTACGAGCGCGTGCTGGTCCTGACCGGTATCGACCTCTGA
- a CDS encoding ABC transporter permease, whose protein sequence is MSNSTVPRTTTEAKTPARSPAASGSAAGRRARDGKNSGKLSLKLRFRRDRTLILMTLPAVLLILVFNYIPILGNVVAFQDYDPYAGDNGFVAIFNSPWIGFEQFERIFADSAFWHAVQNTLVLFFLQLVLYFPIPILLALLINSVVRPRIRAVAQAVMYLPHFFSWVLVVTVFMQIFGGAGIIAQTLRQHGYEGFDVMTDPEVFKYLVTAQTVWKDAGWGIIVFLAALSSVSGDLYEAAAMDGAGRWRRMWHITLPALRPVIALLLVLRVGDALTVGFEQLLLQRQAVGVNASEVLDTYVWWNGIRNQDFSYAAAAGLIKGVVGLALVLIANKVAHLMGEQGVYKK, encoded by the coding sequence GTGTCCAACAGCACGGTGCCTCGGACCACGACCGAGGCAAAGACCCCCGCGAGGTCCCCGGCGGCGTCCGGCAGCGCCGCCGGACGCCGGGCCCGCGACGGGAAGAACTCGGGCAAGCTGAGCCTGAAGCTCAGATTCAGGCGTGACCGCACGCTGATCCTCATGACCCTGCCGGCGGTCCTGCTGATCCTGGTCTTCAACTACATACCGATCCTCGGCAATGTGGTGGCCTTCCAGGACTACGACCCGTACGCCGGTGACAACGGCTTCGTCGCCATCTTCAACAGCCCCTGGATCGGCTTCGAGCAGTTCGAGCGGATCTTCGCCGACTCGGCCTTCTGGCACGCGGTGCAGAACACCCTGGTGCTGTTCTTCCTGCAACTGGTGCTCTACTTCCCGATCCCCATCCTGCTCGCGCTGCTCATCAACAGTGTGGTCAGGCCCCGGATACGGGCGGTCGCCCAGGCGGTCATGTACCTGCCGCACTTCTTCTCCTGGGTCCTCGTCGTCACCGTCTTCATGCAGATCTTCGGCGGCGCCGGGATCATCGCCCAGACCCTGCGCCAGCACGGCTACGAGGGCTTCGATGTGATGACCGACCCGGAGGTCTTCAAGTACCTGGTCACGGCCCAGACCGTCTGGAAGGACGCGGGCTGGGGCATCATCGTCTTCCTCGCCGCGCTCTCCTCCGTCTCGGGCGACCTCTACGAGGCCGCCGCCATGGACGGAGCCGGACGCTGGCGGCGGATGTGGCACATCACGCTCCCCGCCCTGCGACCGGTGATCGCCCTCCTGCTCGTGCTGCGCGTCGGCGACGCCCTCACCGTCGGCTTCGAGCAGCTGCTCCTCCAACGACAAGCCGTCGGTGTCAACGCCTCGGAGGTCCTCGACACCTACGTGTGGTGGAACGGCATCCGCAACCAGGACTTCAGCTATGCCGCCGCCGCAGGGCTCATCAAGGGCGTGGTGGGGCTGGCGCTCGTACTGATCGCCAACAAAGTGGCCCATCTCATGGGCGAGCAGGGGGTGTACAAGAAGTGA
- a CDS encoding glycoside hydrolase family 3 protein — protein sequence MTAHTPPTPPFRDPRLPFAKRIDDLLSRLTREEKTAFLHQFAPAVERLGVAAFRTGQEALHGVAWMGPATVFPQAVGLGATWNPELVRRVGDAVSKEVRAMRAKDDRVGLNVWAPTVNLLRHPLWGRNEEGYSEDPKLTSAIATAYTHGLRGDHPTYWRTAPVLKHWLAHNNETDRSTTSSSVRPRVLHEYDLRAFRETVEAGAVAGVMPAYNLVNGRPNHVSPYLGEHLRAWTDEELLVCSDAGAPSNLVDSEHYFDTHEEATAASLVAGVDSFTDHGTDSSQMTGRLRGALERGLLTEADLDRAVRRQLSVRFRLGEFDPEYDPHDATSEFDSPGHRALAREAAEQAVVLLKNDGVLPLAPDTRIAVVGLLADECKLDWYSGTLIHRSTPLEGLYERFGAERVEFAEGVDRVRLKTSSGAFLHVPPAADAADEVRGAEGALDPALLAGRTDLPPLTTDATGTELALVDWGEGVLTLRAPDGRYLSVAEDGRVRASADQPGGWIVQETFRLEPHESGHLLRHVGTGRHVCVSADGVKVAEEDPEVFELVVAERGEEAVARAAAEADVVVVVAGNDPHINGRETEDRTTLRLPEHQERLLRAARAANPATVLALVSAYPYAVDPDILPAALWTAHGGQAAGTALARVLAGDVSPAGRLPQTWYADDADLPGLLDYDVIGARQTYLYFEGTPLFPFGHGLSYTSFAYDGLTTRVEDGTLHVSFTVTNTGDITADEVAQLYTRAVDPSVPRPRRELLDHGRITLAPGETAEPSFEVPLSAFAFWDVAQDRWRVEPGAYELLAGASSEDVRLRATVTLEGEPTLPRAVIAGGLAAAGFDEQSGIEIVDRTKVSGDAVTPMGGATGELVYRACDFGRGVTEVTVEVAGEGTVEVSLDGGPALAVLSPAAPTSGPYDYVSLGASLTAAGAHDVRLRLRGPLRLAHVGFSG from the coding sequence GTGACCGCACACACGCCGCCCACGCCGCCGTTCCGCGATCCGCGCCTGCCGTTCGCGAAGCGGATCGACGACCTCCTGTCGCGGCTCACGCGCGAGGAGAAGACCGCCTTCCTGCACCAGTTCGCGCCCGCCGTCGAGCGGCTCGGCGTCGCCGCCTTCCGCACCGGCCAGGAGGCCCTGCACGGGGTGGCGTGGATGGGCCCGGCGACGGTGTTCCCGCAGGCGGTCGGACTCGGCGCCACCTGGAATCCGGAGCTGGTGCGGCGGGTCGGCGACGCGGTGTCCAAGGAGGTCCGCGCGATGCGCGCCAAGGACGACCGGGTCGGGCTCAACGTCTGGGCCCCGACGGTCAATCTGCTGCGCCACCCGCTGTGGGGCCGCAACGAGGAGGGCTACTCGGAGGACCCGAAGCTCACCTCGGCGATCGCCACCGCCTATACGCACGGTCTGCGCGGCGACCACCCGACCTACTGGCGCACGGCGCCCGTGCTGAAGCACTGGCTCGCCCACAACAACGAGACGGACCGGTCGACGACGTCGAGTTCGGTGCGCCCGCGCGTGCTGCACGAGTACGACCTGCGGGCCTTCCGCGAGACCGTGGAGGCGGGTGCGGTGGCCGGGGTGATGCCCGCGTACAACCTGGTCAACGGCCGTCCGAACCACGTCTCGCCCTACCTGGGCGAGCATCTGCGGGCCTGGACCGACGAGGAGCTGCTGGTCTGCTCGGACGCGGGCGCTCCGAGCAATCTGGTCGACTCCGAGCACTACTTCGACACCCATGAGGAGGCCACCGCCGCCTCCCTGGTGGCGGGCGTCGACAGCTTCACCGACCACGGCACGGACTCCTCGCAGATGACCGGGCGGCTGCGCGGCGCCCTGGAGCGCGGTCTGCTGACGGAGGCCGACCTCGACCGGGCCGTCCGCCGCCAGCTCTCGGTCCGCTTCCGGCTCGGCGAGTTCGACCCGGAGTACGACCCGCACGACGCCACCAGCGAGTTCGACTCCCCGGGGCACCGCGCCCTCGCCCGGGAGGCGGCCGAGCAGGCGGTCGTGCTGCTGAAGAACGACGGGGTGCTGCCGCTCGCCCCGGACACCCGGATCGCCGTGGTCGGGCTGCTCGCCGACGAGTGCAAGCTCGACTGGTACAGCGGCACGCTGATCCACCGCTCGACCCCGCTGGAGGGGTTGTACGAGCGGTTCGGCGCCGAGCGGGTGGAGTTCGCGGAGGGCGTGGACCGGGTCCGGCTGAAGACCTCTTCGGGCGCGTTCCTGCACGTGCCGCCGGCGGCGGACGCCGCCGACGAGGTGCGCGGCGCCGAGGGCGCGCTCGACCCGGCGCTGCTCGCGGGCCGCACCGACCTGCCCCCGCTGACCACCGACGCGACCGGCACCGAACTGGCGCTGGTCGACTGGGGCGAGGGCGTGCTGACGCTGCGCGCGCCCGACGGCCGTTATCTCTCGGTCGCCGAGGACGGCCGGGTCCGCGCCTCCGCCGACCAGCCGGGCGGCTGGATCGTCCAGGAGACGTTCCGCCTGGAACCGCACGAGAGCGGGCACCTCCTGAGGCACGTGGGAACGGGTCGCCACGTGTGTGTCTCCGCCGACGGCGTGAAGGTTGCCGAGGAAGATCCCGAGGTGTTCGAGCTGGTCGTCGCCGAGCGCGGCGAGGAGGCGGTGGCGCGGGCCGCCGCCGAGGCGGACGTGGTCGTGGTGGTCGCGGGCAACGACCCGCACATCAACGGCCGCGAGACGGAGGACCGTACGACCCTGCGGCTGCCGGAGCACCAGGAGCGGCTGCTGCGGGCGGCCCGCGCGGCGAACCCGGCGACCGTGCTGGCGCTGGTCTCCGCCTACCCGTACGCCGTCGACCCGGACATCCTCCCGGCCGCGCTGTGGACGGCGCACGGCGGCCAGGCGGCCGGCACCGCCCTGGCCCGTGTACTGGCGGGCGACGTCTCCCCCGCCGGCCGGCTGCCGCAGACCTGGTACGCCGACGACGCCGATCTGCCCGGCCTCCTCGACTACGACGTGATCGGCGCCCGCCAGACGTATCTGTACTTCGAGGGCACGCCCCTGTTCCCCTTCGGACACGGCCTGTCGTACACGTCGTTCGCGTACGACGGCCTGACGACCCGGGTCGAGGACGGCACGCTGCACGTCTCGTTCACGGTCACCAACACCGGCGACATCACCGCCGACGAGGTCGCCCAGCTCTACACGCGGGCCGTCGACCCGTCCGTGCCGCGTCCGCGCCGCGAGCTGCTCGACCACGGCCGCATCACCCTCGCGCCCGGTGAGACGGCGGAGCCGAGCTTCGAGGTCCCGCTGTCCGCCTTCGCGTTCTGGGACGTCGCGCAGGACCGGTGGCGCGTGGAGCCGGGCGCGTACGAACTGCTGGCCGGGGCCTCCAGCGAGGACGTCCGGCTGCGGGCGACCGTCACGCTGGAGGGCGAGCCCACCCTGCCGCGCGCGGTTATCGCGGGCGGGCTGGCGGCGGCCGGTTTCGACGAGCAGAGCGGCATCGAGATCGTCGACCGGACGAAGGTGTCGGGCGACGCGGTGACGCCGATGGGCGGGGCCACGGGTGAACTGGTCTACCGCGCCTGCGACTTCGGGCGCGGCGTCACCGAGGTGACGGTGGAGGTGGCCGGAGAGGGCACGGTCGAGGTCTCCCTCGACGGCGGCCCGGCCCTCGCCGTGCTGTCCCCCGCCGCACCGACATCAGGGCCGTACGACTACGTCTCCCTCGGCGCCTCCCTCACCGCCGCGGGCGCGCACGACGTCCGTCTCAGGCTGCGCGGCCCGCTGCGGCTCGCGCACGTCGGCTTCTCCGGTTGA
- a CDS encoding WD40/YVTN/BNR-like repeat-containing protein, whose amino-acid sequence MPAFQLSRRSVLAGTAATAAVAALPMVQGRAQAAAPADAKNGYRWRNAVMGGTGFVTGVLFHPAVRGLAYARTDIGGAYRWDDRTDRWVPLTDHIGWDDWNLLGVEAMAVDPAHPNRLFLALGTYAQSWAGNGAVLRSEDRGATWTRTDLTVKLGANEDGRGCGERLLVDPRDSDTLWLGTRHDGLLKSTDRGATWKAVSFPATPSATGQGVTLLVAAGRTLYAGWGDSDGTTGKPHLYRTSDGTTWEAVPKQPTGTAAKVPIRAAYDRHTRELYVTYANAPGPNGQSDGSVHKLRTTDGKWTEVTPVKPGGATEDGGTDSFGYGGVAVDARRPGTVVVSTNNRWALIDTLYRTTDGGRTWKSLKDKAVLDVSETPYLKWGADKPKFGWWIQAVGVDPFDSGHIVYGTGATLYGTRDLKHWAPQIRGLEEASVVQLVSPPSGAAHLITGSRDIGVLYHDRLTASPSRGMATNPVFGSATGLAQAAAKPSYVVRTGWGDHGNGAYSNDGGKTWAPFKAQPAVAKDAPGPIVTNADGSVLLWSFVHWDGTTYPAQRSDDNGAGWSEVASLPKGSVLVADPVDRKVFYAFDYSTGTLLASTDGGLTFTARATGLKSGDKEFQLTAAPGRSGDLWLSLKWNGLYRSTDGGATFAKVSSCWASYTVGFGKAAEGASYPAVYMVGSTESITAVYRSDDEAKTWTRINDDRHQWGWIGAAITGDPRIHGRVYIATNGRGVQYGEPS is encoded by the coding sequence ATGCCCGCTTTCCAGCTCAGCAGACGGTCCGTGCTGGCCGGGACCGCCGCCACCGCCGCGGTAGCCGCCCTTCCGATGGTCCAGGGACGTGCGCAGGCCGCCGCCCCGGCCGACGCGAAGAACGGGTACCGGTGGCGCAACGCCGTCATGGGCGGCACCGGATTCGTCACCGGCGTGCTGTTCCACCCCGCCGTCCGAGGCCTGGCCTACGCCCGTACCGACATCGGCGGCGCCTACCGCTGGGACGACCGCACCGACCGGTGGGTCCCGCTGACCGACCACATCGGCTGGGACGACTGGAACCTGCTCGGCGTGGAGGCCATGGCGGTCGACCCGGCGCATCCGAACCGGCTGTTCCTCGCTCTCGGGACGTACGCGCAGTCCTGGGCCGGCAACGGAGCCGTGCTGCGGTCCGAGGACCGTGGGGCCACCTGGACGCGCACCGACCTCACCGTGAAGCTCGGGGCCAACGAGGACGGGCGCGGTTGCGGGGAGCGGCTGCTCGTGGACCCGAGGGACAGCGACACCCTGTGGCTCGGCACCCGGCACGACGGACTGCTCAAGTCGACCGACCGGGGCGCCACCTGGAAGGCCGTGAGCTTCCCGGCCACCCCCAGCGCCACCGGCCAGGGCGTCACCCTCCTGGTCGCCGCCGGCCGCACCCTCTACGCCGGCTGGGGCGACTCCGACGGCACGACAGGCAAGCCCCACCTCTACCGCACCTCCGACGGCACGACCTGGGAGGCCGTCCCGAAGCAGCCCACCGGCACCGCCGCCAAGGTGCCGATCCGGGCCGCGTACGACCGGCACACGCGCGAGCTGTACGTGACGTACGCCAACGCGCCCGGCCCCAACGGCCAGTCCGACGGCAGTGTGCACAAGCTGCGGACGACGGACGGGAAGTGGACCGAGGTCACGCCGGTGAAGCCCGGCGGGGCGACGGAGGACGGCGGGACCGACTCCTTCGGGTACGGCGGTGTCGCCGTCGACGCGCGCAGGCCCGGCACCGTCGTCGTCTCCACCAACAACCGCTGGGCGCTGATCGACACCCTGTACCGGACCACCGACGGCGGCCGCACCTGGAAGTCCCTGAAGGACAAGGCCGTTCTCGACGTCTCCGAGACGCCGTACCTCAAGTGGGGCGCCGACAAGCCCAAGTTCGGCTGGTGGATCCAGGCCGTCGGCGTCGACCCCTTCGACTCCGGGCACATCGTCTACGGCACGGGCGCGACCCTCTACGGCACCCGCGACCTCAAGCACTGGGCGCCGCAGATCCGCGGCCTGGAGGAGGCGTCCGTGGTGCAGCTGGTGTCGCCGCCGAGCGGGGCGGCGCATCTGATCACCGGCTCCCGGGACATCGGCGTGCTGTACCACGACCGGCTCACCGCCTCCCCGTCGCGCGGCATGGCCACCAACCCCGTGTTCGGCTCGGCCACCGGACTCGCTCAGGCGGCGGCCAAGCCGTCGTACGTGGTGCGCACCGGCTGGGGCGACCACGGCAACGGCGCCTACTCGAACGACGGCGGCAAGACCTGGGCCCCCTTCAAGGCGCAGCCCGCCGTCGCCAAGGACGCCCCCGGGCCGATCGTCACCAACGCCGACGGCAGTGTGCTGCTCTGGTCCTTCGTGCACTGGGACGGCACCACCTACCCGGCCCAGCGGTCCGACGACAACGGCGCCGGCTGGTCCGAGGTCGCCTCCCTGCCGAAGGGGTCCGTCCTGGTCGCCGACCCGGTCGACCGGAAGGTCTTCTACGCCTTCGACTACAGCACGGGCACGCTCCTCGCCAGCACCGACGGCGGTCTCACCTTCACCGCCCGGGCCACCGGCCTCAAGTCGGGCGACAAGGAGTTCCAGCTGACCGCCGCCCCGGGCCGGTCCGGGGACCTGTGGCTGAGCCTGAAGTGGAACGGGCTGTACCGATCCACCGACGGCGGCGCCACCTTCGCCAAGGTGAGCAGTTGCTGGGCCTCGTACACCGTCGGCTTCGGCAAGGCCGCAGAAGGCGCCTCCTACCCGGCGGTCTACATGGTCGGCTCCACCGAGAGCATCACCGCCGTCTACCGCTCCGACGACGAGGCGAAGACCTGGACCCGGATCAACGACGACCGCCACCAGTGGGGCTGGATCGGCGCCGCCATCACCGGCGACCCGCGCATCCACGGCCGGGTCTACATCGCCACCAACGGGCGCGGCGTGCAGTACGGGGAGCCCTCCTGA
- a CDS encoding carbohydrate ABC transporter permease has translation MTAVLDTPPDDAPRVSKPSRWAAPPRPVWEEPPNKAGLAGKGIALTLACLAILFPLWIVVVTSLQSKKTIDEAGGLVVIPKGITFIAYQELLSGGQVQKAALVSIGVTVVGTLFSMTVSVLCAYGLSRSGSLGHRGILMTLLATMFFGAGLIPTYLLVQALGLTDTYLALILPSAVSVFNILVLRAFFMNISQELIDSARIDGAGDWRILWKIVLPLSRAVLAVIGLFYAVGYWSAWFNASIYLTDQDMMPLQNVMIQLVQMQQRPVGLQAQINTGQLSPLAIQMAVMVMALLPVAVLSPFVQKHFKKGMLTGAVKG, from the coding sequence GTGACCGCCGTCCTCGACACTCCGCCCGACGACGCGCCGCGCGTCTCGAAACCGAGCCGGTGGGCGGCCCCGCCCCGCCCCGTCTGGGAGGAGCCGCCGAACAAGGCCGGACTGGCGGGCAAGGGCATCGCACTGACCCTGGCCTGTCTGGCGATCCTCTTCCCGCTGTGGATCGTCGTCGTCACCAGCCTCCAGTCGAAGAAGACCATCGACGAGGCCGGCGGCCTGGTGGTGATCCCCAAGGGCATCACCTTCATCGCCTACCAGGAACTCCTCAGCGGCGGCCAGGTCCAGAAGGCCGCCCTGGTCAGCATCGGCGTGACCGTGGTCGGCACGCTGTTCAGCATGACGGTGTCGGTCCTGTGCGCGTACGGACTGTCGCGCAGCGGCTCGCTCGGCCACCGCGGCATCCTGATGACCCTGCTGGCGACGATGTTCTTCGGGGCCGGCCTCATCCCCACCTACCTGCTGGTGCAGGCTCTCGGCCTGACGGACACCTATCTGGCGCTGATCCTGCCCAGCGCCGTGAGCGTCTTCAACATCCTGGTGCTGCGCGCGTTCTTCATGAACATCTCCCAGGAGCTGATCGACAGCGCCCGCATCGACGGTGCCGGCGACTGGCGGATCCTCTGGAAGATCGTTCTGCCGCTCTCCCGCGCGGTTCTCGCGGTGATCGGCCTCTTTTACGCCGTCGGCTACTGGAGCGCCTGGTTCAACGCGTCGATCTACCTGACCGACCAGGACATGATGCCGCTGCAGAACGTGATGATTCAGCTGGTGCAGATGCAGCAGCGGCCGGTGGGGCTTCAGGCACAGATCAACACCGGACAGCTCTCGCCGCTGGCGATCCAGATGGCGGTGATGGTGATGGCGCTGCTGCCGGTGGCTGTCCTCTCGCCGTTCGTCCAGAAGCATTTCAAGAAGGGCATGCTCACGGGGGCGGTCAAGGGCTGA